The genomic window AATGTTCATAAGCTATCTATCTATCTTTAAAGCTACAGTCTACTGAATAAGGATATTGGAGCATACTCTGGAAAAGGTGGTTCAAGTTTTTGGCAGATGACGGGTGAGGTTCTTGATCAAGATAATAGGCCACACGTGACTCATTGAAGCAACAGTTCTTCCCTGCAATTTCATTGAAGTGGCTTGAGCAAAAAAAGCATTTAACAAACCCCATGCGCCGGGGTGGTGAACAAAAAACCAAACAAAAAATCAACAAAGCATGTGGAATAAGCCAAATGGAAACTTCCCAATTATTTGATCCAAATGAGTTACTGAATTAGTTAATCAGTTCGCAGATTACATCTACTAGCTGTTAAAGGCAGAGAGAGGATATCCTTTGGATTTTCTCAGTGCATTATGCCATTGCCTTCACTATAaccagagggaaacagatttcaCCATAATGTTTCAGGTCAAGGAAGTAACTAACTTCAATGGAAGTCCAGGAAAACTATTTTTGAGGGCACATCAACATGGTCCACACCATAAAATCCACTTCTTTAACCTTTAAAGTATTTTATAAATTCCGTTCAAGGCATAACTTTATTTCCATTCCACCATATACCCAGCTGCAAGTCCAGGAAATGGGAAAGCAGCAAGGGAATTAAGAGGCTCATgagaagatttttattttattttagaacatACTACCTTATCGCTGACAACTATTCCTACCTAGTAAACATGATATCTCAATAAGACAGGCAATGCACATAAGGATTCCTACACAAAATTGAAATGCAACTCCAAATTTAATTTAGTGAAAGAAAAAAGTGCAAGGTGGTAATTCATTGATATCAATATTTGATATGCAAGGTGCAAGCTGAAAATTGAGTGAGTGAGAAAAATCAGATAGGGTTGTAAGTTTGCAAACTCTGCCTTATCAGCAGAACACTTTGCCAACAGCTAAATCAGACTAGGCTTCACCTCCACTCAAGTAGATACAGACTTCACAATTCACACACTGGAAAAAGAGAACAAGCTTACAGCAGTGGacctaaacaagaagaaaaagatagtCCACTGACCATAACCCCATGAAGATTGACCATAGAAAACTCTCATCTGGAGAAAATTATTTGGATTGGATAGTTAATCACTTACATCAGTACCATGGACACCACATATTTGAGTTCCGGAAATTGGAGAATATAATAACAGCATGAACAAACACATAAACCAATAATAACATTCATAGCCTAGCATCTGAAATAAAGTCAAATCCTTTTAAGCACAGAGGACAGAGATAGTGTCGGGCACATGAACCTGTTATGGATGAAAGCATGTCACCGCAGCTTAGACGCGTATCACACAAGGAAACCAAGAGATTGGTTCCCCACTCACTGAAAATGAGTATGGAAAATAGAGAAGTTAAACATTTACTGAACTAGAAATACACTCAAGAAATgtaggcaaaaggaaaagagggtGACCGGAGGATCACCTTTTGAAGTTCAGTTGATGAATACCCATGGTAAGAACCATCTGAATAAAACCAGTAGTCATTACTAATCTCAAAGGCCCACTTTCAGACTGAAACTTGGTAGTCATAGAGTAAATAAGAAATACCTGATCGATGTGCATGCTAACCATTCTAAGCACAAGAGGTGCAGTGGCATGATCCAAATATGATATTGGAGAAAGAAGGGCTGCAGCTTCAACTTTTTCTACTATATCCGGTTGAGTGAAGGCAGCAAAAGATATAATTGTTCCCTGGaaataagagaaattaataaAATGCATACTACAACCACCACCAAATAGCAAGTGAAAAGGATGATGTCCAGAATCATAACTACCTGTGAATGCCCAACTATGAATAGCTTTGAATTTGTTACTGAATATATGTAATTGATCATTTCTGCCATATCATACAGGGCTAATTCCTGCCAGCTCCAATCCCAGAATTTCTATAAAGGGACCAAAGTTGAATCAATCACATGATGCATTGTACAAACTCTGGCTCTAACGattccaataaaaataatatacacTGAAAATGACAGTGAAATGAAAATATAAGTATCATGACAATTTAGAATATTTTCTCAAGATCAGTCGTTATCAACAATCTTATGGATGTTGCAATTCTTCTCCTCCATGCTTTCTTCCCTTCTTGTGATAAGTGATCACCAACAGTGCTTTGGTACTAAATTTGGTGCTGAATATAAGTAGCTTCAGCACTGAGAATAATTTAATAATTCTTATTTCAAATATATCAAAGTAAATAGAAAAGGCTTGATAACATTCAGCACCAACCCTTTTACTATTAAATAATTGAATGATAAAACCTACTAAAGTATGACCTCATTCATATCAATTGCAAATGTTTCCCCCAATTCAAATTCAGAATAAATGAACATTTGGTTCTTAGTTTTGACTCATAATTATTTTAGCACTGAACTTTATGCACTGATATTATTTTCAGTTTAATCACACACACCCTCAGCATCTCTATAGGCCAAAGAAGAGCCACACACCTTATTCTTCACTGAATAAGACCTATGACCATGGCTCCAGCGTGTTCCACGCACATTTCCTACCCATACATCAAAACCTTGATCTGCAAGGATGAAGCCCAATGATTGTTCAGGAGTATTTAGAAACCATGCATCACCTGCCTGATCACGTCAAATAGCATCAACATATCAAAATGGAGATTCAATCAGATTGTTTAAAACTTCAAAAGGGAACTTCACTAAATCCtgaacaagtaaacttgtaacaTTAATCCAATTATCCAAATATAGCCCTATGACAAAGTGGAGTGAGTTGAAACACACTGTAACTTGCTATAAGAACATATATCTATTACAAAGAGTAAAGTGATGAAATGAAGGAGAGGGCACCAACCATGAATAGGCCATGCAGAAGCAGAACCGGAGGTCCTCGCTCTCCTGCATGCCCGAAACGAagagaagacgaagaagaagacaCACGCTGAAGACCTAACAAGAAACCATCCTTGGTTTGAATCTGAAAATCAACACAGAAAACAGGACAAATTAAAACAACAACTCTCCAACACTTTGCTATTAGCTGACACCAAAAGACACTATCAATATTAGCAGACGAATAATgacaataataacaacaaatgaATAATAATCTGAATGATCCAATTTTAGCATTATCAAATCAAAGCAATAAAGGTTGAATTTCTGCGACTGCAAATAATATCaatttaaaatatcaaatattcGATGTTTAAGAGAGAAGGAAAAAAGAGGTTGAGTGAATTGGTTGTTGAAGTAAGGTATAGAGAGTGAGGGGTTACCATGTATTCGGAGCAGGGGTAACCGGCGGGGAGAATGAGCTCGTCGCAGAGAGTGGGCTGTGGTTCGGATTTGCCGCCACCGTCGAAGCAGTCAACGGAATCTCCGAAAAGTACAGAGACGGTTATGGAAATGGCTGCCAGTGCCGCCAACAACCTCCGCGCCATGACGAAAGATTGAATGCACCTCGCTCCCTCCCAATCGCAGGGGAAGGATGAGTCTACGATCTTCTGAGTGAAGCCTCAGAGTAGCACTATTATAATAGCAGCGGGATTGGGCACCACCACGCGCTTCTAACGGCGCGTGATGCGAAAACTACCGAATGCTTATACTCTCAACGGTACTAGTAGTTAGTTATTTATTTGCAACTGCTTATCTGATTACCGTTAAAAATACTCCAACTTATTCATTTGCGATTCTTTCTTCACACTATTATTCTCATTTCATATCGGTGGTTATAAACTTATAATAACTTCCATTACCGTATGTTAATGTTAATAGAGGGTAGAGTATGAATGACGCTTAGGGGAACGGCGCATTAAGTAGCTTGGTTTTACGGAGGGGGTGTTTACGTTGCATTTAATTTTGTATTGCAAATTTTCGAAGTAGCTTGGTTAAGGGAAGTTTCATGGACATGGAAGTATACCGTAGAGGTGGTTGTTGATGGCAAACCGCAACCACCGCTCTTTGGCGGGGATGAAACATGGCGCGCTCTGGTTGGAGTGAAAATCCACGCGCAATTTCATAGCGAGTGGGCACGTCATCCCCTAATCAAAACTCTAATTATTGTGTTTCTTTTAAACAAGTTATCCACTTCCATcccaattttattatttttatgttttttattatcTATCAATAATTCAGGACGCCAGatgttttttcattttttggGTACTCGTTCTAGTTTGCcttttacttttttgtttttggttgtcAACAATGAAGTGATAAccatgaatttcatcaaattagGCCCATCCAGGAAATAACTTTCTGGGCTTAGTGTTTCGTATTTTGTTGGCCCAAAAAGAGATATCACCCTGTCGAACAAAAAGGAGAATGACTATTGGGCTTACTCGTTTTAGTAGCTTTTATCGAATAGGGTCCCATCCTGACCCAAAAAAAGGAGGTAAATTTCAGTGAGTAtcctaaaattaattaattaattaataaaagattaGAAAATAAagtctcaaataatttaaaagaaCCCTCCATGTGGTAACTTAAGATGGGTTTGGTTATTTGatgataaactaaaataaattataaaatttatatcttatttattgaataaaattttatatttttatctcaATCTCACGTGCTTATGAATAAACGCATCCTTGACAGATAGAATGGGATGAGTTTAGAGTTGACCGAATATATTCGGAAAGCTAGAATAAAGCATGCTTCAGCATGTTTAATATATTGCTATTAaagttaatttaatttgatgatgtgaaataatcaatgttctgaaaaccggtcATCTGATCGATCCGGTTAACTCCTAAAACCGTATTACAAAAAATCGATAAAAATTAGTTAAACCGGTGATTAATCGGTGAACCGGATAAACAGGACGGGTTTTTCAGAACTCCGGTTTTGCCACCTTAtaaaaaacggcgtcgttttttgacgcttaaaaaaaaaaaacgttcaATAACCCACACCCACCCAATCCCTTCGAGCCTAACGCCTCTCTCTCCCCTTCGAATCCTAATTTTCTCAATGAGCTGAAGGCTGAAGCCAGCAGGAACGCCTCCACTCCACCGTCCTGACCACTATCGGCAGCGGCAGCGGCCACCAGTCGTTGCCACCATCACCACTAGAAGCTTCTGTCGCCATCGTCGTCGGAAGGTCGGGGCATAGCTTCTGTCGTTAGCCGCCTCTGTCCTGCCGAGCATCTCTATGCCACTTTAGGCTGTCTCTGCTTTCTCTGCCTCAGTGAGTTTCTtgttgttttaattattttttttgataAACTCATAATGATATGAATTGCTGGCTTGCTGGAGTTGCTACAGAGTTTTTCAGtttttcaattaatattttttattctattaattatATGAATCACTGGCTTGCTGGAGTTGCTGCAGAGTTCTttagtttttcaaataatttttttattctgttaaTTCTGCTACAGAATTGCTGTAATACTGAATAGAATTTCAAAACCGTTTTTTCAGAACATTACTTCTGTCTCCATGATGTGCCGAATATTTGGTACATACCCTTCTATTGAAAGTAATTCTAACATTATTTTCGGTTTCGTTCTTTGGTTTTTGAAGGAActtgaatttttcttttgaatttatcTTCTGTTAATGGCTGAAAACTAGTGATCACATTATGgaattctatattctatattctgtAATGTATTCTTCTAATAATCCTcctaattttgatataatttcaGATCCTAGATTTTGAATGCTGAATTGAATTTTGGTATAATTTTATAACGCTGAACAAAATTGatataattttgaattttgaattgctCTAATTCTGAATTTTGCTGTAATTGCTGTAATGGCTGAAGTTTTATTTTACTGTAATTGCTGTAATGGCTGGAACGTGAAGTTTGGTTTTAAGGGGGCAGGAGATAGTTTGTTTTGCACATCTTGAAAAAATGTTGCTGCTGAGATTGGTTCATAGCTATTTCTAATTAGTAATTTGACATTAATTGAGTGAGTTTTgtctaattaagtaattattgatATTTCTCTAagccccaatactctctagacctgctcacacccttgctgacttaagcattggagtgtctttgcaggtaccaccccccattctttcgcacgcacaagtcggacggagggcaCCGAGTTGCAGATCCACTTGAAATCCTCCTCCtccatacgtttgggccaaccaacgccgtccagcccactaatctccggttacctatcgtaatattggcgccgttgccggggacccgggagatcaaccagtgatggcggatagatcccctgaagagggtcatgtggagtcagattctgaacaagagaatctaGACACTGGAAACAATGATGCAGACTTGAACCTTCACCAGGAAGCCAATGACCAACACAGGGAAGGTACCTCCGGAATAAAAAATCCGAAGGTGAATTCTTCAGAAGGGCGCGAATCAGAAAAAGAGGGACCCTCCCATGCAACTGAGCTCATGGGATTAGTCCACAGTCGCCTCGAACAGttagaacaggaacgggagcgacaaaaggaaactgaaaagaacctaaaagaggagatgaagcgacgaaaagagttagaaataaaactcttaaagttagaatcctccctcaaaggtcggaactcccgAGAAGAACCACCACTAGGAGGGGAGGATCCTTTCAGCGAGGagataatgagggcaaaagttccaaggaacttcaaaagccccgatatggacctctatgacggaaccacgGATCCGAAGCATCActtaagcaatttcaaaagtcggatgtacctagCTGATGCTTCcgacgctacgcgatgcaaagctttcccgaccacccTATCGAAAGCAgtgatgaagtggttcgacaacctccctccaaggtcggtcaccagtttcgaagacctctcaaggaagttcttgatgaggttctccatctaGAAAGATAAAGTGAAacatgcaccaagcctcctgggaataaaacaggaggtcggagaatccttacgagcctatatggaaaggttcaataaagcatgtttagagattcaagacctgcccaccgaggcagtcatAATGGGATTAGTCAATGGACTCAGGGAAGGTCCCTTCTCatagtccatatcaaaaagacaccccatctccttaagtgatgtacaagaaagagccgaaaagtacatcaacatggaggaaaatgccaaGTTGAGAGACTtgagttggcgacctgggcacctTCCCTCagcaaaagagagggagaggaaaaccaagaaaaaggaagaactcggtctcgatagaccaagaaaatatcactcttatactcctctgaaagtttctatagtggatgtatacagagagatttgtaACACTGAAAGGTTACCACCCcccagacccattaaaaataaaaaggggggggggagccgcagcgactactgtgagtaccataaaatatatggtcactccacaaacgactgctacgaccttaaaaacgtgatagaaaagctggctagagaaggtcggcttgacagatatctcatagaaaggtcggacagtcacggcaagagaaagcgagacgatacggatagaagagacccaccaccgcagactccagagagacatgtccatatgatctcagggggATTCGCGGGAGGGGAACTCACCAAATCTTCTCGCAAAAGGCATCTCAAGAGAGTATACCAGGTCGGAGgagagtcatccgacctccctactatttcattcacaaaagaagatgggcaaggaataatccctggacacgatgatccagtggtaataactatgatcctagcaaatgcccatctccacagaaccctagtagaccaaggaagctcaacGGATATCTTTTTTTAAGCCCGCTTTTGATAAACTAGGGTTGGATAAGAAAGAATTGAGAGCTTACCCCGACACCTTATACGgactaggcgacacgccaataaagccactgtAATTTTTGCCCTTCCacaccacttttggaaaaggggaaaaataaaaaactctgagcatagacttcatagtcatcgatgtagggtcagcatataatgctttaGTCGGCAGaactacccttaatcgactcggagcggtggtgtcCACTCCCCACCTTTGtatgaaattcccgacctcagcGGGAATAGCAACAGTAAGGGGAGaccagaaattggcaaggaaatgctacaatgaaagtctaaacctgaGAGAAAAAGGCAGGGAAGTTCATACAATAGAGCTCGGTGGAGCGAGGGCCAGAGAGGAGCTACGTCCACAGCTGGGAAAAAAAACCGAGGAgatacaggtcggcgaagagaaaggaaaaaatactcacataggagccaacctagggaaAACCCTGAAACAaaggttgactaagctcctaagagataactccgatctcttcgcctggaaggcctccgacatgcccgggatagaccccgagctcatgtcccataaGCTCTCAGTCTACCCGGGATCCCGACCTATACAACagagaagacgcaagctcggccccgAACGAGTCCTAgtagtggaagagcaagtacaggcgcTCCTAGAAgctggcttcatcagagaagtcaagtacccaacatggctagccaatgtagtgctagtcaaaaaacaaaatggcaaatggagaatgtgtgtcgactataccgacctaaataaggcatgtcccaaggatcCCTATCCGTTGCCAAGCattgataccctagtagactccagctcggggtatcaatacttatcattcatggacgcctactcggggtataaccaaatcccgatgtatgagccAGACCAGGAGAAGACATCATTCATCACACCCAGAGCTAATttctgctacgtggtcatgccatttggactgaaaaatgcaggggccacatatcagaggttgatgaataaggtgtttgcctcTCACCTAGGGAGCCTAATGGAAGTATACgtcgacgacatgctggtaaagaccaagaaagaagtcgacctcttacctgacctctcacaagtcttcgacaccataaggttgcacgggatgagactaaatccctcaaagtgcgccttcgcagtagaggcaggaaaattcctagggtttatgctaacacaaagagggattgaagctaaccccgataagtgtagagctatcctggagatgaaaagtccgacttgtttgagagaggtccaacaactgaatggccgacttgcagccctctccagatttttggcaggatcagcactaaaatcccttccgctgttctccttattgagaaagggatgtcagttcgaatggactcctgaatgcgaggaggcgttccaggagttcaagaGATTCctgagccaacctcctattctAACTCGACCTGTAGCTggagaagacctcgtcctatacctatctgtagcagacaaggccgtctcatcggccctgataagagaagacgaggccGGTCAGCACccagtatatttcatcagtaaagttctacaaggccctgagctaaggtaccacaaactagagaagtttgcctactccttagtagtagcctcgcgaaggctacgaccttactttcaagctcacacaataagagtccgcacgaaccaacccatgaagcaaatcctccaaaagacggatgttgcagggagaatggttcaatgggcaatagagctctccgagttcgacttgagatatgaagctcggacggcgaTCAAAGCtcagtgcctcaccgacttcattgcagaatacgcgggagatcaagaggaaaaaccaactacatgggaactctatgtagatggatcctcaaacaaaacaggaagcggcgcaggcataatattggtggaCGAAAGaggaacccagatagaggtttccctcaaatttgaattcccggcttcaaataatcaggcagagtacAAAGCCCTGATTGCTGGATTGA from Arachis ipaensis cultivar K30076 chromosome B09, Araip1.1, whole genome shotgun sequence includes these protein-coding regions:
- the LOC107618100 gene encoding triacylglycerol lipase 1 isoform X2, which gives rise to MARRLLAALAAISITVSVLFGDSVDCFDGGGKSEPQPTLCDELILPAGYPCSEYMIQTKDGFLLGLQRVSSSSSSLRFGHAGERGPPVLLLHGLFMAGDAWFLNTPEQSLGFILADQGFDVWVGNVRGTRWSHGHRSYSVKNKKFWDWSWQELALYDMAEMINYIYSVTNSKLFIVGHSQMVLTMGIHQLNFKSEWGTNLLVSLCDTRLSCGDMLSSITGKNCCFNESRVAYYLDQEPHPSSAKNLNHLFQMIREGTFSKYDYGKLKNVKVYGKFKPPKFDLSRIPKSLPLWMAYGGNDALADVTDVKHTLQELPSTPELVYLENYGHVDFILSLQARQDLYDPMINFFKSSGKYSSI
- the LOC107618100 gene encoding triacylglycerol lipase 1 isoform X1; this encodes MARRLLAALAAISITVSVLFGDSVDCFDGGGKSEPQPTLCDELILPAGYPCSEYMIQTKDGFLLGLQRVSSSSSSLRFGHAGERGPPVLLLHGLFMAGDAWFLNTPEQSLGFILADQGFDVWVGNVRGTRWSHGHRSYSVKNKKFWDWSWQELALYDMAEMINYIYSVTNSKLFIVGHSQGTIISFAAFTQPDIVEKVEAAALLSPISYLDHATAPLVLRMVSMHIDQMVLTMGIHQLNFKSEWGTNLLVSLCDTRLSCGDMLSSITGKNCCFNESRVAYYLDQEPHPSSAKNLNHLFQMIREGTFSKYDYGKLKNVKVYGKFKPPKFDLSRIPKSLPLWMAYGGNDALADVTDVKHTLQELPSTPELVYLENYGHVDFILSLQARQDLYDPMINFFKSSGKYSSI